From the Penicillium oxalicum strain HP7-1 chromosome V, whole genome shotgun sequence genome, one window contains:
- a CDS encoding Fructose-2,6-bisphosphatase, which yields MFPAYFGLKSEDYKICVVMVGLPARGKSLIAGKAMRYLAWVGIPAKVFNVGSYRRHATPQPAATFFDPHNEEGERMRRAAAEAAMTDMLQWFHDGKGVVAVLDATNSTKERRQWIYETCHKADIETLFVESICDDEDLIMNNILEVKTTSPDYKGQDPELAALDFRNRIRNYELVYQTIDDDEKNYTYVKLINVGSTVIINQIKDYLSSRLVYYIQNLHIKPRSIWLSRHGESEFNLTGKIGGDANISERGEAYARKLPELLRQSGVPANTKIVIWTSTLKRTIQTARHLKAETGYEKLEWKALDELDSGVCDGLTYEEIAEKYPEDFAARDEDKYNYRYRGGESYRDVVIRLEPIIMELERSENVIIVTHQAVLRCIYAYFMNVPQEKSPWMEVPLHTLIKLTPRAYGTEELRFKANIPAVSTWRGKGTSAKHQDFPAEGAEGAAATGAH from the exons ATGTTCCCCGCTTACTTTGGCCTGAAGTCCGAGGACTACAAGATCTGTGTGGTTATGGTTGGTCTGCCTGCTCGAGGCAAGAGTCTCATTGCTGGAAAAG CCATGCGATATCTGGCCTGGGTCGGCATTCCCGCCAAAGTGTTCAACGTCGGTAGTTACCGCCGCCATGCCACCCCTCAGCCCGCTGCAACTTTCTTTGATCCCCACAATGAAGAAGGTGAGCGCATGCGCCGGGCCGCTGCTGAAGCTGCCATGACCGACATGCTGCAGTGGTTCCATGACGGAAAGGGTGTGGTGGCCGTCCTGGATGCCACAAATTCCACAAAGGAACGTCGCCAATGGATCTATGAAACCTGCCACAAGGCTGACATTGAGACCCTCTTTGTGGAGTCCATctgtgatgatgaggaccTGATCATGAACAACATCCTCGAAGTCAAGACCACCTCGCCCGACTACAAGGGTCAGGATCCGGAGCTTGCGGCCTTGGATTTCCGCAACCGCATCCGCAACTACGAGCTGGTCTACCAgaccatcgatgatgatgagaagaacTACACCTACgtcaagctcatcaatgTGGGCtccaccgtcatcatcaatcagATCAAGGATTACCTGTCGAGCCGTCTGGTTTACTACATCCAGAACCTCCACATCAAGCCCCGCTCGATCTGGCTGTCTCGC CACGGTGAATCCGAATTCAACTTGACTGGCAAGATCGGTGGAGATGCCAACATTTCCGAGCGGGGTGAGGCATATGCCCGCAAGTTGCCCGAGCTGCTCCGTCAGTCGGGGGTGCCCGCCAACACCAAGATTGTCATCTGGACCTCGACCCTCAAGCGCACCATTCAGACTGCCCGCCACCTGAAGGCCGAGACCGGTTATGAGAAGCTGGAGTGGAAGGCTCTGGATGAGCTGGATTCGGGCGTCTGCGATGGTCTGACCTACGAGGAAATTGCGGAGAAATACCCCGAGGACTTTGCGGCCCGTGACGAAGACAAGTACAACTACCGCTACCGCGGCGGCGAGTCCTACCGCGACGTGGTCATCCGTCTGGAGCCCATTATCATGGAGCTGGAGCGCAGCGAAAACGTCATCATTGTGACCCACCAGGCCGTGCTGCGCTGCATCTACGCCTACTTCATGAACGTGCCCCAGGAGAAGTCGCCCTGGATGGAGGTTCCCCTCCACACCCTGATCAAGTTGACCCCTCGTGCCTACGGCACCGAGGAGCTCCGCTTCAAGGCGAACATCCCCGCCGTCTCGACCTGGCGCGGAAAAGGTACCTCGGCCAAGCATCAGGATTTCCCGGCGGAGGGTGCCGAGGGTGCCGCTGCCACCGGTGCTCACTGA